In one Marinomonas maritima genomic region, the following are encoded:
- a CDS encoding fumarylacetoacetate hydrolase family protein, whose protein sequence is MLHYKTRKNDQVINLQAKAPFEVALEGGLLPAVNGAVIGVALNDKILYQSLETQFNEKPHVSPPKTPVLHIKTDNTHIGYGDAIRIPSDMGAVFAGPSLGIVMGKKACRVTEETALDYVQGYTIVNEVSLAETSFYRPAVKAKCRDTFCPIGPWVMDATDLDSPQNLAIKTYINDTLCHETNTNQMVHSIEQVIAYISSFITLEVGDMIIAGTPLRTENLEINTGDVVMVEIEKVGRLVNPVVAE, encoded by the coding sequence ATGCTCCATTACAAAACAAGAAAAAATGATCAAGTGATCAACTTACAAGCAAAAGCCCCATTTGAAGTAGCGTTAGAAGGTGGCCTTCTTCCTGCCGTAAACGGTGCAGTCATTGGTGTTGCGTTAAATGACAAAATCCTCTACCAATCGTTAGAAACACAATTTAACGAAAAGCCTCACGTTAGCCCGCCAAAAACACCGGTATTGCATATAAAGACCGACAACACACACATTGGTTATGGCGACGCGATTCGCATTCCAAGTGACATGGGTGCTGTTTTTGCTGGACCATCATTAGGCATTGTAATGGGCAAAAAAGCGTGTCGAGTGACGGAAGAAACCGCCCTTGATTACGTGCAAGGTTACACCATCGTCAATGAGGTCAGCCTAGCGGAAACATCTTTCTATCGCCCTGCTGTAAAAGCCAAATGTCGTGATACGTTTTGCCCAATCGGGCCTTGGGTAATGGACGCAACGGATCTAGATTCACCACAAAATCTGGCCATTAAAACCTACATCAATGACACGCTTTGCCATGAAACCAACACCAATCAGATGGTTCATAGCATCGAGCAAGTAATCGCCTATATCAGTAGTTTTATCACCCTAGAGGTCGGCGACATGATCATCGCTGGTACACCACTGCGCACCGAAAACCTTGAAATAAACACAGGTGACGTAGTCATGGTCGAGATTGAAAAAGTCGGCCGTTTAG